In one Bacillaceae bacterium S4-13-56 genomic region, the following are encoded:
- a CDS encoding sugar ABC transporter ATP-binding protein has protein sequence MIIEMNNIRKSFGSNDVLKDVSFTLQGGEICALLGENGAGKSTLMNILGGVHSMDEGSIVVDGKIMNFTNPAQSQEAGIAFIHQELNLINDLPIYENMFIGRELKTRRGSLDLEAMIKKTEDIFRQMDVDLDPKKMVRDLDSSYKQIVEICRAMMTNASIIIMDEPTTALTDQEIERVFHMMKTLKQYNVGIVFISHKLNEVMKVCDRYLVLRDGILVAEGTVQEVTTREIAHYMVGHDVRTDSLRRKKEAGNEVLRVENLTFDPNFRDISFSVHAGEILGVTGLLGDGRSELFQSIFGADQISSGKIFLNGKEVTIRSTTQAIKEGIAYLPRNRKENAIIKDMNIIENASIATWPKFSKKGIINREKHEKTFEEQRSALRLKMGEITDSIASLSGGNQQKVVLAKWLAANPQLLILDNPTQGVDVGAKEDIYDIILELANENIAVVVLSSEAHEIIRVCDRSLVMYHGIIQGEVEGEAMNEHNIMSLATGGQLT, from the coding sequence ATGATTATTGAGATGAATAATATTCGGAAGTCTTTCGGAAGCAACGATGTGCTTAAGGATGTATCGTTTACACTTCAGGGTGGAGAAATCTGTGCTTTGCTCGGTGAAAATGGGGCAGGAAAGTCAACTCTAATGAATATATTGGGTGGAGTACACTCCATGGATGAGGGATCTATTGTGGTGGATGGCAAAATAATGAATTTTACGAATCCGGCCCAATCCCAGGAAGCGGGAATTGCATTTATCCATCAAGAACTAAACTTAATCAACGATTTACCAATCTATGAAAATATGTTTATAGGAAGAGAATTAAAAACCCGAAGAGGATCATTAGACCTAGAAGCAATGATTAAAAAAACGGAAGATATTTTTCGGCAAATGGACGTAGATTTAGATCCTAAAAAGATGGTTCGGGATCTAGATTCATCCTATAAGCAGATCGTTGAAATCTGTAGGGCTATGATGACGAATGCATCAATTATCATCATGGATGAGCCAACCACCGCCTTAACCGATCAAGAAATAGAACGAGTCTTTCATATGATGAAAACATTAAAACAATATAATGTCGGTATTGTTTTTATTTCTCATAAGTTAAATGAGGTTATGAAAGTTTGTGATAGATACCTTGTCCTACGTGACGGGATTCTAGTGGCAGAAGGGACAGTTCAAGAGGTCACAACGCGTGAGATCGCTCATTATATGGTTGGTCATGACGTTAGAACGGATTCTCTACGCCGGAAAAAAGAGGCTGGTAATGAAGTTTTACGAGTTGAGAATCTTACATTTGACCCTAACTTCAGAGATATAAGCTTTTCCGTTCATGCTGGAGAAATTTTGGGTGTAACCGGACTACTTGGGGATGGACGGAGTGAGCTTTTTCAATCGATCTTTGGAGCTGATCAAATTTCTTCGGGGAAAATTTTTCTGAATGGCAAGGAGGTTACTATAAGAAGTACCACACAAGCCATTAAAGAAGGAATTGCTTATCTTCCTCGAAATCGAAAGGAAAATGCCATCATCAAGGATATGAATATCATTGAAAATGCATCGATTGCTACTTGGCCTAAATTTTCTAAAAAAGGAATTATTAATCGTGAAAAACACGAAAAGACATTTGAGGAGCAACGTTCGGCTTTACGTTTAAAAATGGGGGAAATCACAGATAGTATCGCAAGCTTATCTGGTGGTAACCAGCAAAAAGTTGTCCTTGCCAAATGGTTAGCCGCCAATCCACAATTGCTAATCCTAGATAACCCTACTCAGGGTGTTGACGTGGGAGCGAAGGAAGATATCTATGATATCATTTTGGAACTTGCTAATGAAAACATCGCAGTTGTTGTTCTTTCTAGTGAAGCACATGAAATCATTCGTGTATGTGATCGATCCCTTGTTATGTATCACGGTATCATTCAAGGGGAAGTTGAGGGAGAAGCAATGAATGAACATAATATCATGAGTCTTGCTACAGGTGGGCAGCTGACTTAA